The genomic interval ttggtagTCTAAATTATGTTCTCGATTTTTGCcctaatatcaataggatgtctaaacctttgcatgataggttGAAAAAGAATCCTGTTGTATGGTCAGAAGAACATACCAGAgttgttagattaataaagcaatctgtaaaaaatattccatgtttatttcttgcaaatcctgcattacctaaaattgttgaaactgatgcatctgacATAGGCTATGGAGGcatattgaaacaaaaagaaaatgataaagaacagatagtacaatatgtttctgctcattggaatgattgccagagaaattattctactatcaaaaaagaaattctttctattgttttatgcatatctaaattccaaagtgatttactaaatcaaaaatttttacttagaattgattgcaaagctgcaaaacatgttttagaaaaagatgttcaaaacattgcatcaaaacagatttttgcacgatggcaagttattttaagtgtttttgattttgatattgaatttattaaaggtgacaaaaattatgttcctgattttctaaccagagaatttcttcaaaacagataatgccgccaaagaagaaagacaaagGTAAAGCAGTTCTCAAAGTTACTGGTCCTCAAGAACCTTCTAAAGAACCTCAGTCTACcccttttaaagaaaaactactttcttctgccatgcccattaaatcttggattgaaatggttgaagaacatggagcccaatacaaatctatttcttctgatgaccaagtaaagcaatggatgagttccattacaaaatcacctgagctcatgctcgccctccaaaacctttctcaaagccaaatttctccccaaaaggaaattgaaattacaaaaccctcttcccaaaatgttgttgtctctgctgaaagctcatcctcccaaattgtgctttctcagccaacaccttcaaagaaaacctccgattggtttgataaaacccattttcaaaacattctttctctagaagatggattttaccattctgatccttttcaaagcatttcaaagttttttcccaaaggctggtttttcaaaccatgggatttaacaaaaccccagtcttattatcaaagcattttggaaataactgaatcagttaaattcaaacatttctttcttgacaaAGCCCATCCAGAACCGGCTTATTCCACGGCCACAATCCTAAAGGTATTAAGCCCAAATAAGTGGGGTGACCTACTCCACAATTTTAAAACCTTccctctaaattttgaaacccgtttaccacattgtcggactttttcctattgggattaccaacaagcatggtataacactttttttatccaaaaccctaaaaaatcccattgttggttatttttcttcaacacaaagatAACCGTTCAAAGCCTTCCAAATTGGTTTCAGCATTGGTGGAATCTTTTTGGCCAAATTCCACAAATCCTAACACCAAACGCTACAAATTGCCTAAACCTCTTCAAAGCCCATTATTTACCCTCTATctcagagaaaagatttcccccctttctttgcttttgtgcAAATTTCTTCCTACCATGGGTCTGTTCGTGGAACCTCCATTTCCACACCCAAGAATCCCAAGTCATCCTTCAAAGAATctttaaagtcaaatggtggtcaaaatttgatgaacagtccaaattgactgttaacatgatcaaagattggcTCTCCTCTAAAAACCTCTTACAACCAACCCTCGAAGCCTCTAAAGCCCAACAGACcttcctaacccaaaaatccaaagcccagtcTCTTTTGGCAAGCGCCAAAACTGAAGATGAGTATTTCAAAGCCATGGAACAGCTCCTCGCCTCACGATCAAAGTCCTCAGCTGCAGAttcctctgaagatgaagatgaagattttgatgatgatgaagagcctttcatttctctcggagacgataatgaagatgattgtttcggcattttctctccgataaagcattgtaaataattatttgattatttacttaaaaaaaaaagaagtataaaagaaaaaagaaaagaagtttttttttcgggtggtcccctggacacaagtgagagcccacatgtctcttcacccgtattgTACGTCAGTCTGTATTTATGTATATGTACAAAGCATCTACTATTCAAAGATACGATCCAattgttactgtgcacttaaaatcccgctacagtgaacagtgcagAGTTCCAgatgttactgtgcacttaaagtcccgctacagtgaacagtttaaagatttttgtatataaaccgagaggaagactcagactcctcaggtttttcatttctcattttcagAGCTTCTCTCTCTACTTCTCCCCCTTCTCTCTAAAAACCTCTCTCTCCGAAGGGTTCCAAAGAAATTTTCTGTTTACACAATAGTTCTATCACAGAGCTTTGGGTGATCAGACTAGTTCTTTACCTTCAATCTTCCCGTTtttcaatcttcccttctggaaagatttgaaaatttgtaaaagccAGAAAGCAaaaatgtatgtttaaattcagttctttaaatttcaatgtaatttaaatttttgcaatttactttaaagcatttacttttctgcaatttaattttatgcacatttaaattccagcaatttattttaaagcatttttcttttcaaagcatgcttgcagactgatctgtatcagatctgccatataaattctacattcctctgaggcaaagagaccggatctcgatcctcagttgtaaatcttctcttcttcctccattccttcagagcaccatttccgggatccggatctggtactgtgtatgtaCCCAAACCTTTAAAAGAACCTAATCTAAATCTGATAAAAGCCCAATAAAACGAATCAACCACGTTTAAAGTAACttaactttatttggtaaaataaaactaagttGGTATATCGGCTAGAAACCCGAACGTGCGgactattgatctgttctaagtcagatctgggtccaaaggcttcactttgtgtagcatcgatctggtttaacaacgccacgtaccaattagttattaaaaatttgactaaccgcgttcaaatttgtttgatcaCTGTATGACCCAAAGAACTCCATAATcaaagctggtaatttattattttaaaatttggaaaagccgatccattaattgtttaatttgagtttttaatattgaaatcctacgaaagcacatccatccgaaaaataaataatattaaataaaataaaataaaaattattaaaaataatattacttttttgAGACTCATTActgattatttcattttatttaacataatttagTTTCATGAaggaataaatataataataagcctATGACTATATAAcgttaaataaaatcaaataaataatattaaaattttattttaataaaacaaaaaatattaaaaatttattttaataaaataaataatattaaaattttattttaataaaataaataatattaaaattttatttttaataaaatacataatattaaaattttatccttttgaataaaataaataatattaattaaaaattatatttttttaaaactcacgactgattatttattttatttaatattatttagttgtttaaagaataaatataataataagtctataactaaataacattaaataaaacaaaaataaatactataaatattattaaataaaaaataattaatattaaaaattatatttattttttaatgctcactactgattattttatttaatttaaaaaattttaattttttgaaatattaaatacaacaataagcttgtaactaaataatattaaatgaaatgagaataaataatattaaataatatttttaataaataaatgatattcaaaattaattttttaaataaaatatataatattaaaaaaatattttttaagactcACTACTAATTaaacaacacaaaattttaaataatttggacttatatgctaaaagttttaattcGTTAGCTCTTTTGCGTTTTTGATAAATAGCAAGGAGTATAATGTTAATATTCGAATAAACAAATATCTACCATTGAATCTATTTTTTCATTGAATCGAATGATCaagaattgaaataataaaaaagaaaatcaggTGGTACTTTGTAACTGATGCAAGGTAGTTAAGTCCCAATATATAACCAATTTTTATGTGcccttttcttattttgacaATGTCTGcaaagaaatttttgtttttcgaATAagtatacaaagaaaaatttaaaagatgaGATAATTAATGAGCTTTGTTCATCGGATGAagactttttgttttttgaattaatatacgaagaaaaatttaaaagataagatAATTAATGAGCATTGTTCGTCGGATGAAGACTTggaaacttttatttttttggattggTTTGCTCGGCAGGCCACAGACAATCAAGACTTAGAATCTTccattaaaagagaaaaaaaacttagaaacataaaacaaattaattttttttaaagagttgAAATAGATTAATTTCAATCACATTTAATGGGGTTTTGATGGCACCCAATTATCTTATTGGCAACTAATTAATCCTATTAGTACTTCTTATTACCCTTTGATTAAAACAATGATACATGACTTTGGCATGGCTGCATATCTTGTCAAATGTCCCTACTCAAAATGCCTAAagtttggaaattttttataaataatgaagctttgaaaATAATGAGGCACCgctgattttgaatttgaattgataCATTGTTTCTATAATAAGGAGATGGCGAATGGATGGATCGCTGTATtgaataattctttttcagtggTCAGGAAGAAGGTTCAATGGACACACATATGTATAGATTGCGgtatatttacaataaataatacTTGATGGTATCATTTAATTCGCTCAAACTAAATACGggaaaacttaaaataatactaataataataaatatggcCAGTAAATTAACCTCAGATACTTGTTCTCACAAAGGTGACAGTTCTGACGCAAGAATAAATACAACACGCACAGAACATTTATAAACCAATTAATTACCCGACCTCACAAATTGAAAATTCGGAGCAGAACAAATCAAACAATTGACAGCTCAAAATTTTGTCCTTCCAAGTCACTCTAACCTGCGTTTCGAGTTgctacaaaatatttttgtatcgTGAGAGTTTAATTTAGtgaaataaatgtttttttaatattaaattttatggagTTTAATTTAGTGGAGCAAACATCTCTTTTAcataagagaaaataaaatttattctaataaTTATGTGATAACAATTTAATCATCtcatgtaatttaaaaaaaaaatttcattcagATCAGGATCCTTTCTTGGTTTGATCTTTATATGAGTAAATTCTCTTAATATAATTagtgtttaataaattaaaaaaataattatattttaattatctactaatattaaaatataggtggcacaaaatttataaaatactcgTATCAAAAGAAGATCTTGATCCTCGCCGTTCACCCCACTTCTCGTTGGAAAGCAAACACATTCTCCGGTCAGTCTTCACCGCTTGACAAATTACAACATGCCAAAGTTGACACGTGGCGATACCAGCCGCACATTTACTGTGACAAACTAGTAACTAAGCAGGTTTCCTACAACCattacatgaaaaaaaaaaaaaaaaaaagtaaaaggaaaagaaaaaacccaAGCACTCAATCTTTTAAAACCAAACACGTGTCAAATACCAATTGGTTGATGTCACAATAACCTAAGAGTAAACTGCGCGACCTATAGCATTAGTCCTAACGCTATCATCTGGAGTCGGTAATAAGCTTGCAATCAGCAAAAGGATCTTAAAATTGTCCCTCTTGCGTCTCTCCGGATTCCGATCAAATCAACAATCAACATCTCTCAATGGTTTGTTTCTGCTTCTTGGTAGACCAGAAGAGGAAGATTAGCAGCAGCAAGCCCGTGGCCGGGACGTGTTCGCGATGCCGCCGTGGCGCCAGCGTGGCGGACATGAAAACGGTGACGAGATTTTGTTACGTTCCATTTTACTGCAAATCTTGGAAAGCTATTATATGTACGTTTTGTGGAGCTTTGCTTAAGTCTTACAGATGACTTCATCTTTTACTTCGAAGCTATACTTTTACATGTCTGTTTTACttgctagctagctagctagctttTTTCTTTCGACGACGATGAGAATTTCcgatgagattaaaaaaaaaacattgcacattatttttgctttaaatttaattgtggCTGGGTAGGTACGTGGTTTTGGTGCTCATTAATATGAAAAGTAGTAAACATCTTTTTGTACGCTTTGAGGTCTGAAATGATGTCAGAATATAATGCAATCTAATCGAGGATGATGAttcatgatgatgatgattcatGATGCTCCTTCGACGGTGGAAGTTTATTCATTCATTAGAACAACATGAGGTTGGTAAATAGTTTTATGTTTCACAGTTTCAGcatttatgtgtgtgtgtgtgtgtgtattcaGAGTATTTTTCCTGTGagagaattttttctttattaaattgagaatatcattaaaatataataaagaatataGATTTCgatacattaaaaattatattttttattttttaataaaaatgaggaTGCTCTAATCggataacatatatatatatatatatatgtatgtatgtatactaaataaaattaaattattttatgtctCAGCATGCATAGTTGCAGTCTGAATTACATGCTCTTTGTAAAGATCAGTTCATCTTTCTCCTTTCTGCGACACTAAATGGTAATGCTCTAATGGAGTTGTCAGTATTTTAATGCTTAGTTAAAAGGATTTACTTGTAGAAATGATTTCCATAAGAACATTATCATATTATTCTccggaaaaagaaaaaaaaaaaaggtcacaagaaaaacatgtttattttAGATGGATTGGTGAGGCaataaatcttttattaacaaatgtttattttttttaattttttttcctagaaTAATCACTAACGCCTTAGCATCATGCCAGTATGAGGTTGGTAAATACGTTGGTGAtagtttaatgaaattaatagaatTGTTACCGAACACTCGAGCCATTTATATGATGTTTTGGATTAGATATGATATGTATGGGACTATAACTTCCTgctatattttgttttagttttttttttttatagatatatttttatttttattttattatattgataatttcATTAGACAACTAATATTACATTAGATATTCACAACTGCTATTtcaataaagaattataattaaacatacTAGGCCAACAACTTTacatatattaaattctaCGAAGTACTTGCTCAGATTGTTTCTCTTTACAAATATTTGACAGTTGTCCACTCTACTCACATATCATAAGGGAGAAAAACTGAAGCTAGTTCTAatcaatcatttttaattgagaAAGAGTGAGTTCCTAAAAACATATTTGTAAGAGCTAGCGGTCTACCAAAGACAGAGTGGCAGAAATATTCTTAgttgagttttaatttttcactttgttttttttttttttttataacatatcTATGACTATCCTTGTACGAAAGCGGATATTACCAATTAATTGAGCAACAAATCATTCTTTCTCGTCATGTATAGAAAAAGAATCGAGTTTCTCGTGTGTATATGTGGAGCTAGATTTCTCCCCCCCAAAGTAATTGGGAGAAAGCTTTAACTTGtttcaaactcaaatattTGGTTTCCACACCATATAGCTATTTTCTCATATATGTGtatggatatatatattttttattatgatcgacattattatattattgttttatataatatttaacaaaaacataatgccaaagcatttttttaatttcaagaaacgacaatggatttttttttattatttgaaaaaactGGCATCATTTATTTcagtttcaattttattgtatcttaaaaaaaaaccagttTTATTAATCTCAATATCTTTAGTTATTAGTTAACAAGTACCAAAATCATTCTCAAATAGCATATTTGACTTTTCGGAGggtttttacttttactttttataaatCACTCGTATTCGAATATTAGGAGAActagatggaaaaaaaaaaacaattaaattaaattttcccACCCCCAACCtttgaaaaagattttaaagaaaaatccacGCCTACCATTTCTCTTTCAAGTCTCAACTCCCAACTCTCCaggcataattaattaaaaggcttatttttctaatttttgggTAAGACCTATCAATTATTAGTTAGGACATCATGCTATTAAGTATTAATATTCCAACCACACTGTGAAAGGCTTTGTTCTAGATTGTTCTGTCGTGAGCAAGTTGAACACGATCATTCTCATTTCTATCTT from Citrus sinensis cultivar Valencia sweet orange chromosome 9, DVS_A1.0, whole genome shotgun sequence carries:
- the LOC102607862 gene encoding uncharacterized protein LOC102607862; translation: MVCFCFLVDQKRKISSSKPVAGTCSRCRRGASVADMKTVTRFCYVPFYCKSWKAIICTFCGALLKSYR